DNA sequence from the Acidobacteriota bacterium genome:
CGGGAGTCTGGTCGTCGAGCCGGCGGTGGATGCCGTTTTGCTTCGCGGCTTCCCGTCAGAGGGCGATACGTACCAGGCGGGCGAAACGATTGAAGTCGACGTGCGGTTCAGCAAGGCCGTGACGGTGACCGGCGATCCCCAGGTCCTACTGGCCTTGGGTGACTTCTCAAGGCTTGCCACGTACTGGCCTGGTCCTCAACCTTCCCCAACACAGTCCTTTCGCTACACCGTGCAGCCGGTTGACTGGGACGAAGACGGAGTCGGTATTCCTGCCAACGGCCTTCGCCTGAACGGCGGCACGATCCGGCTCGTTGACGAGGTTACGGATGCCGACTTGAGTCACGCCGCCGTGAGTGACGACCCGAGCCGGAAAGTGTGGGGGCTGGACGGTGGCCCGAGCGTTCCGACCGATACCTGCGAGCCGGACGCGGAAACGGCGTGCCTGCAGGATTCCCGGTTCGAAGTCAAGGTGAGGTGGTGGCAGAGGGACGGTCCGAGCGGTCCCGCCCGAGTGGCTCACGCGGAAGCCAACGACTCCGGTCTCTTCTGGTTCTTCGCCCCGGACAACTGGGAGATCCTGGTCAAGGTCCTGAACGGCTGTTCGACCAACGACCACTTCTGGGTCTTCGGTGCCGCGACGACGGACCTGGGCTACCGGATCACGGTGACGGACACGGTGACGGGCTTGATGAGGGTGTACGGTCAGGAGCCCGGTCTGCCGGCTCCGGCCATTACCGACACCCGGGCGTTTCGTGCATGCGCCCCCTGAGGGAGGCCCGCAGCCGGCAGAGCGGCTCTCAGTACACCCGCGGCACGATCCGGCACGGCACGCGCCGCCGGTACTCGTCCCACAGCGGGCCGTACTTCGCGGCGCATCGCCGGTCGTCGTCTCGCTCGCGCGGCACGAGCAGCAGGACGTAGTAGAGCGGGTAGAGCCACGGAGCGACGAGCGTCGGGTAACCGAGGCTGAGCGCCAGGCCGGTCGCCATGAGGATCTCGCCGAGATAGTTGACGTGGCGCGACACGCGCCAGAAGCCGCTGCACAGCAGGCGCCGCTCGCCGTCCGAGATGGCTTCGGGACGGAACTGGCCAAGGAACGTTCGTTCCGGGTTGAGCTTGAAGTGGAACTTCTGCATGTTCGCGCCGCGCGCCAGCGACCAGCCGGCGAAGAAGACGAGCGTGGCCAGAACGAGCAGCCAGACGGGGGCATGCGGGTTGGGCAGGTCGGCGGCGGCCCAGAGTCCGACTCCGTAGAAGTACGGATAGAAGAAGAGGCAGCCCCAGACGAGCTTGAAGCCGACGCGCTCGGCAAACAGGTCGTAAGTGTAGAGGTGCACCCGCTCGAACAGGAGGTAGTCGCAGATGAACCAGGTGAAAAGCGCGACGTAGAGGACGACGCCGGGCGAAGGATCTTCGGGGAAGGACAGGAAGTGATGGGCCGCGAACGAGAGCAGGTTCAGTTCGAGGTAGGTGCCGCCGAACACGTAGAGGAACATCTTCGCGTCCACTCGGCCGCCGAACATCCGTGGGTTCGGGTGGCGTCCGAGAAAGAGTTCCTTCAAGAACGGCCCACCGCGGCTCGGCGCCGCCAGCACGACGGCCACCGAAGCGATGACGCCGAGCGCGAAGGCGCCGGCGGCGCCGCTCCAGCGGTGCGCCCAAAGCCAGTCCCAGGGCATGACGCCGCTGTAGCCGGCAATGAGCCACAGGCCGATCGTCGCGACGAACACCAGCGGTCCGTTCAGGCGGTACTCGAGGCGCGACCCCGTCCGTACGTCACGGACGTAGCCGCTGACGCGGCGGGCAGGCAGCAGGGCGCTCAGCCCCAGCACGAGGGCTGAGATGAACCAGGGGGCCAGGAAGCCCAGGAGATGATCCGTCACGCTCGCG
Encoded proteins:
- a CDS encoding DUF1295 domain-containing protein; its protein translation is MTDHLLGFLAPWFISALVLGLSALLPARRVSGYVRDVRTGSRLEYRLNGPLVFVATIGLWLIAGYSGVMPWDWLWAHRWSGAAGAFALGVIASVAVVLAAPSRGGPFLKELFLGRHPNPRMFGGRVDAKMFLYVFGGTYLELNLLSFAAHHFLSFPEDPSPGVVLYVALFTWFICDYLLFERVHLYTYDLFAERVGFKLVWGCLFFYPYFYGVGLWAAADLPNPHAPVWLLVLATLVFFAGWSLARGANMQKFHFKLNPERTFLGQFRPEAISDGERRLLCSGFWRVSRHVNYLGEILMATGLALSLGYPTLVAPWLYPLYYVLLLVPRERDDDRRCAAKYGPLWDEYRRRVPCRIVPRVY